TTCTTTCTTTCTCTTTTTTCTTGACGCATTATGCGTTTTTCTCTATATCTTTTGAACAGTTCTTCAAAGCTATTAAAGTTCTCCTTAAAGCTTATACCTAGCCCCTGAGTGTATGGTGCGGTATCATATAATTCATCGTTAGATCTGTTGTACACTTTCAGTTGTAGTTTGCCGTTTGGAGTAAGCTTTACATAAACTTCAACTTCTCCAACAATTTCGTTCGCATTATTCGATTGCAAACTACCATTGTTTCCTATATTTCCATTAATAAGAACACGATTATTAAGTAACTGGGTACTCAATGCGACTTCAATTTGACGATTGCTGACATTATCCCCTGGACGATAATTGAATCCAATGTCAAAATCACTAGAAATTTGAGAAAGCCAACTAGAGAACTGGTTTGATAAAAGCTCGGAGGCTGTGGCACTAATAATATCAGCATTGTTCGTTTGTGTATCTCCACTTTTTAAGTAATCAGGAGTCGTAAATTTACCAATAAGAAGGATGGAGATCATCTGCCTAGTAATCTCTTCTTTCGTAGAAAGATACTGTGCTATTTCGTCTTTTGTTCTTTCGTCTGCTGTCGGTAGTTCTATTGCAAAATCAACTCTTGGATTAGACAATTCATTGGTTAATTTAATAATACAATCTACCTTAATACGTTTTGTATAATCACTAGATGAGCTATTACTTTCGCCAAGAAGTTCATAAAGTGATGCTTTAGTAGAATATACTGCTTCTAAATCTAGCCTTGCTTTGTATGGATCACCTTCCCAAGAGATCTCACTATTCTCTTTTACTTTAAAATGTTTACTGATAAATCCCTGGCGTGTAAAGTTGTAATTACCTTTTGCAATGGTGTAATTTCCAAACATTTTTAAGTTTTGTTCTTTGTCGTAGATTATTCTTAGATCACCACTACCTGAACCTTCTATTAAGTCTGAGGAAGAACGGTCAAATATAATTCGAAACTTTGCATCTGGTGTCATGGTTAAATCTAGGTTGAAAGTGAAGAATTCATCTATTTCACTTTGCTGTAGAGAGACATGTTCTTTGTAGAATTTAACAGGTTTCTTAAATCGAACAAAACTATTCTCTGCCGCATTGGACGGACCTTCCATCGGGATACTAATATTGGTTCCCATACCAGTTTTCACATTGGCATCTAATACTAGGTCATCGAAATTTCCTGTAAGTTTGACATTCCCCGAAGCATTTGCAGTTCCATAAAAATCTTCGTTGTCATCTATGGTTGTATTTAGAACAGAAAGGTAATCGGTATTGATATTTAGGTTAAACAAGAAGTTTGAAAAGAAATCATGTTTAATATAGCCATCAAACCTTCCTTCATTGTTATCCAAATCTTTAATGATAATATTTTGAAATAACATGGTGTCAGGCACAAATCGGATAGTATCGGTTAGTCTATAGGTTGTTTTGGTAAAGTCTATTCCTATCAGCCCTTTGTCAAGCATTACATCTCCTGTTAGATAAGGATGGGATATTTTTCCTTGAACTTTAACATCACCAGAGATGTCACCACCTATTTCGAAAGCAAAGCTCTTTAAGAATGGCATAAGACTGACAAACGGGACTTTATCTAGTATCGCATTGTAATCCATCTCATTGGTAGATGGGGTGAATGTTCCATGAGCATCAAGGATGTTTTTATCCTCTTTTCGTAATAAAAGTTGGGAGAATAGTTTTTTCTCTAGGCTATTCCAATCTGATTTTAACAGAATGTCTCCCAGTGGTTTATCACTAAATGAGAAGTCTTTAATCTTTAGATCTCCTAAGAATATTCTATTCTTATAAAAGTCTTTCATGGTAAGCACTCCATTGATAATACCACTTAGTCCCGTGTCCCACGCAAAGACCTTATCCATTTTTCCAATAGATACATTGTTAAATGAAACGTTTAGAGAATCTGATGGGTCATGAGAAACCTTTCCATTGATAGCTAAAACGTGTTTGTTGTTTTCTATACTGAAATTAGAAATCTCAATAGCAGTACTATCTAATTTTACTTTTGAATCTGATATTTTGAACTTATAGTCTGAGACATATATATAAGATGGACGAATCAAGAATTCGAATATAGGTACTTTTCTTTGTTCATTATCTCTACTAATAACCGTCTCGATGGGAATATTCCCGGAATATGTGATGGAGTCAGAGTTACTCCAGGAGAAAAGTGATGCTATCGTATCATTCTTAGCATAAGAGTGAAGTGCTAAATTATCTAGTGTGATATTATTACTCAATGTAATTTTGGAAGTTCTGAGTTTTGCATTTAAAATCCCTTGATTCTCATAAAGATTGATATTAAATTTTTTGACAAGATTCTTATTATAGTACAACTCAGGAATGCTAATATTTAATTTAGCAGAGTGAATTGAATCTGTCAAGTTTCCCCCTATTGTAATAGGAAACTTAACAGCAGTATTAGGAATAAAGTAATTAATTAGCCCTTTGTCGCTAGTAATCTTTCCTGTCACTTCGATATCATTGGGTGATGTAAGGGTTGATACTGTTGATAAACTTGGAAGGTTGGATGAAATGATG
The Prolixibacteraceae bacterium DNA segment above includes these coding regions:
- a CDS encoding translocation/assembly module TamB domain-containing protein, coding for MLIITLCGCYIALLSSRVQTLIVQSITDDLSQELGTEISISKVDIRPLSSLVLKDFLIKDQKQDTLIYAKALVVKIDSIDFAKQQLYSNKILLESTLVNSRRYKDASNYNYQFLLDSLKSSDTTSTQSPWQFRLDHVRIENAQIRNNDDNTKVIEEAFDINHLNFKDITVDLETEKKDSSLYLKVHELKLKEDHSIKISKFNIDVELTSEHIAFNHFSLETALSKIDASDFMMKTKKDTSILALDKHPFKFKINKSSISLKDISFFVPSIKGMDEKIQFSGNVKGPIANLKLKDLELKLKDYTKVNGDVSFSGLPNFHNTFIFAKLEKASFDFRELNKVKLPISLKNKFLDLPTDIHNKNIITYSGEFTGFPSDFVCFGTMRGMLGELDTDIAIRPDNKGRINVSGKFNTKDFLIGSLLNAEKETKLTLRSNITGYYTKKSDYNLNIIGTIDDIQIENYIIHSIHLNGNAYTGGFKGGVTIRDPFLDLVFNGKADYLSDIPSYDFDLSVQNFIPAYLKIGEPSRIDTLNFGLKANFTGNNIDNFRGLINLNNFSISNDTKRCFVKDVKLTTNKSKDCRIFNIDSDFLNVNIEGHYTYKSLFHSIQNIISSNLPSLSTVSTLTSPNDIEVTGKITSDKGLINYFIPNTAVKFPITIGGNLTDSIHSAKLNISIPELYYNKNLVKKFNINLYENQGILNAKLRTSKITLSNNITLDNLALHSYAKNDTIASLFSWSNSDSITYSGNIPIETVISRDNEQRKVPIFEFLIRPSYIYVSDYKFKISDSKVKLDSTAIEISNFSIENNKHVLAINGKVSHDPSDSLNVSFNNVSIGKMDKVFAWDTGLSGIINGVLTMKDFYKNRIFLGDLKIKDFSFSDKPLGDILLKSDWNSLEKKLFSQLLLRKEDKNILDAHGTFTPSTNEMDYNAILDKVPFVSLMPFLKSFAFEIGGDISGDVKVQGKISHPYLTGDVMLDKGLIGIDFTKTTYRLTDTIRFVPDTMLFQNIIIKDLDNNEGRFDGYIKHDFFSNFLFNLNINTDYLSVLNTTIDDNEDFYGTANASGNVKLTGNFDDLVLDANVKTGMGTNISIPMEGPSNAAENSFVRFKKPVKFYKEHVSLQQSEIDEFFTFNLDLTMTPDAKFRIIFDRSSSDLIEGSGSGDLRIIYDKEQNLKMFGNYTIAKGNYNFTRQGFISKHFKVKENSEISWEGDPYKARLDLEAVYSTKASLYELLGESNSSSSDYTKRIKVDCIIKLTNELSNPRVDFAIELPTADERTKDEIAQYLSTKEEITRQMISILLIGKFTTPDYLKSGDTQTNNADIISATASELLSNQFSSWLSQISSDFDIGFNYRPGDNVSNRQIEVALSTQLLNNRVLINGNIGNNGSLQSNNANEIVGEVEVYVKLTPNGKLQLKVYNRSNDELYDTAPYTQGLGISFKENFNSFEELFKRYREKRIMRQEKRERKKMLKKQKRKKQDSNVTGE